A single region of the Arthrobacter sp. zg-Y20 genome encodes:
- the gatA gene encoding Asp-tRNA(Asn)/Glu-tRNA(Gln) amidotransferase subunit GatA — protein sequence MSELITSSAAQLAAKLAAREVTAVEVTQAHLDRISEVDGAVNAFLHVNTDEALQVAADVDKARAAGEQLHELAGVPIAIKDLIVTKGQPTTAGSKMLEGWMSPYDATVISKIRASRMPMLGKTNLDEFAMGSSTEHSAYGPTRNPWDLDRIPGGSGGGSAAAVAAFEAPLALGTDTGGSIRQPAAVTGSVGVKPTYGGVSRYGAIAMASSLDQIGPVSRTVLDAALLQEVIGGHDPRDSTSLTEPVGSLADAARNGNVAGMRIGVIKELQGEGYEAGIQARFNESLDMLRDAGAEIVEVSCPNFKYALGAYYLIMPSEASSNLAKYDGVRYGMRELPAEPPLTIERVMGATRAAGFGDEVKRRIILGTYALSAGYYDAYYGSAQKVRTLIQRDFDAAFAQADVLISPTSPNTAFRLGEKLDDPLAMYLNDVATIPANMAGVPGISIPGGLSDGLPVGIQFLAPAREDIRLYRAGAALEGMLEQKWGGPLLAQAPVLGGVK from the coding sequence ATGAGTGAACTGATTACATCTTCCGCCGCGCAACTGGCCGCCAAGCTGGCCGCCCGCGAGGTCACCGCCGTCGAGGTCACCCAGGCGCACCTGGACCGCATCAGCGAGGTGGACGGCGCCGTCAACGCCTTCCTGCACGTCAACACGGACGAGGCACTGCAGGTAGCCGCCGACGTCGACAAGGCCCGCGCCGCCGGCGAGCAGCTGCACGAACTGGCCGGCGTTCCCATTGCCATCAAGGACCTGATTGTCACCAAGGGCCAGCCCACCACGGCCGGTTCCAAGATGCTCGAGGGCTGGATGAGCCCGTACGACGCCACGGTCATCTCGAAGATCCGTGCCTCACGGATGCCGATGCTCGGCAAGACCAACCTGGACGAGTTCGCCATGGGCTCCTCCACGGAGCACTCCGCCTACGGCCCCACCCGCAACCCGTGGGACCTGGACCGGATCCCCGGCGGATCCGGCGGCGGATCTGCGGCCGCTGTTGCCGCCTTCGAAGCACCGCTGGCGCTGGGCACCGACACCGGCGGATCCATCCGCCAGCCGGCCGCCGTCACCGGTTCCGTGGGCGTCAAGCCCACCTACGGCGGTGTCTCCCGCTACGGGGCGATCGCCATGGCCTCCTCGCTGGACCAGATCGGCCCGGTGTCCCGCACCGTGCTGGATGCCGCCCTGCTGCAGGAAGTCATCGGCGGCCACGATCCGCGCGATTCCACCTCCCTGACGGAGCCCGTGGGTTCCCTGGCCGACGCCGCCCGGAACGGCAACGTCGCCGGAATGCGCATCGGCGTCATCAAGGAACTGCAGGGTGAAGGCTACGAGGCAGGCATCCAGGCCCGCTTCAACGAATCGCTGGACATGCTTCGGGACGCGGGAGCGGAAATCGTCGAGGTTTCCTGCCCCAACTTCAAGTACGCCCTGGGCGCCTACTACCTGATCATGCCGTCCGAGGCTTCCTCGAACCTGGCCAAGTACGACGGCGTCCGGTACGGCATGCGCGAGCTGCCCGCCGAGCCGCCGCTGACCATTGAACGCGTTATGGGTGCCACCCGCGCCGCCGGCTTCGGCGACGAAGTCAAGCGCCGCATCATCCTGGGCACCTACGCCCTGTCGGCCGGCTACTACGACGCCTACTACGGCTCGGCCCAGAAGGTGCGCACCCTGATCCAGCGCGACTTCGACGCCGCGTTCGCGCAGGCCGACGTGCTGATTTCCCCCACCTCGCCCAACACGGCCTTCCGGCTCGGCGAAAAGCTGGACGATCCGCTGGCCATGTACTTGAACGACGTCGCCACCATCCCGGCCAACATGGCCGGCGTCCCGGGCATCTCGATTCCCGGCGGCCTGTCCGACGGCCTTCCCGTCGGTATCCAGTTCCTGGCCCCCGCCCGTGAAGACATCCGCCTCTACCGCGCCGGCGCCGCCCTTGAGGGCATGCTGGAGCAGAAGTGGGGCGGTCCGCTGCTGGCCCAGGCACCCGTACTCGGAGGAGTGAAGTAA
- the gatB gene encoding Asp-tRNA(Asn)/Glu-tRNA(Gln) amidotransferase subunit GatB, giving the protein MSVHIQDETLSFEEAMEKYDPVLGFEVHVELNTKTKMFSDAPNIFGDEPNTAVTPVDLGMPGVLPVVNKKAVEYSILIGLALNCKIAESCTFARKQYFYPDTPKNFQTSQYEDPIAYDGYLDIELEDGTVFRVEIERAHMEEDAGKLTHMGGAAGRIQGADFSLVDYNRAGVPLVEIVTKPIEGAGSRAPELAKAYVAAIREIVKNLGVSDAKMERGNVRCDANVSLRPYGQEKFGTRSETKNVNSLRAVERAVRFEIQRHAAVLDSGNTIVQETRHWHEDTRSTTSGRPKSDADDYRYFPEPDLVPVVTSKEWIEELRAQLPEPPAERRKRLKEEWGYSDAEFRDVVNAGVMEAIEETIAAGASAQVARKWWMGEVARRAKEAEVDPVDVGVTPELIVELDRLVQAGKINDKLARQVLDGVLAGEGTPEEVIEKRGLAVVSDDGPLLEAIDAALAAQPDVADKIRGGKVQAVGAIVGGVMKATRGQADAGRVRELILERLGVQG; this is encoded by the coding sequence ATGTCCGTCCACATCCAGGATGAAACCCTGTCCTTCGAAGAGGCTATGGAGAAGTACGATCCGGTGCTGGGGTTCGAGGTCCACGTGGAGCTGAACACCAAAACCAAAATGTTCTCCGACGCCCCGAACATCTTCGGCGACGAGCCCAACACGGCAGTCACCCCAGTGGACCTGGGCATGCCCGGCGTGCTGCCGGTCGTGAACAAAAAGGCCGTGGAGTACTCGATCCTGATCGGCCTGGCGCTGAACTGCAAGATCGCCGAATCCTGCACCTTCGCCCGGAAGCAGTACTTCTACCCGGACACGCCCAAGAACTTCCAGACCTCGCAGTACGAAGATCCCATTGCGTACGACGGCTACCTGGACATTGAGCTGGAGGACGGCACCGTCTTCCGGGTCGAGATTGAGCGTGCCCACATGGAAGAGGACGCCGGCAAGCTGACCCACATGGGCGGCGCTGCAGGCCGCATCCAGGGCGCGGACTTCTCGCTGGTGGACTACAACCGCGCCGGTGTGCCGCTGGTGGAGATTGTCACCAAGCCGATTGAAGGCGCCGGTTCCCGGGCCCCCGAGCTGGCGAAGGCCTACGTGGCCGCCATCCGGGAAATCGTGAAGAACCTGGGCGTTTCCGACGCCAAGATGGAACGCGGCAACGTGCGCTGCGATGCCAACGTCTCGCTGCGCCCGTACGGCCAGGAAAAGTTCGGCACGCGCTCCGAAACGAAGAACGTGAACTCGCTGCGCGCCGTCGAACGCGCTGTCCGCTTCGAAATCCAGCGCCACGCCGCCGTCCTGGACTCCGGCAACACGATTGTCCAGGAAACCCGGCACTGGCACGAGGACACCCGCTCCACCACCTCGGGCCGGCCGAAGTCCGACGCCGATGACTACCGCTACTTCCCGGAGCCCGATCTGGTTCCCGTGGTCACGTCCAAGGAATGGATCGAAGAGCTGCGGGCGCAGCTGCCCGAGCCGCCGGCCGAGCGCCGCAAGCGGCTCAAGGAAGAGTGGGGCTACTCCGACGCCGAGTTCCGCGACGTCGTCAATGCCGGCGTCATGGAGGCCATCGAGGAAACCATCGCCGCCGGAGCCTCCGCACAGGTGGCCCGCAAGTGGTGGATGGGTGAAGTGGCCCGCCGGGCCAAGGAAGCCGAAGTGGATCCGGTGGACGTAGGCGTCACGCCGGAACTGATCGTTGAACTGGACCGCCTGGTCCAGGCCGGCAAGATCAACGACAAGCTGGCCCGCCAGGTGCTCGACGGCGTCCTCGCCGGCGAAGGCACCCCGGAGGAAGTCATCGAAAAGCGCGGCCTCGCCGTTGTTTCCGACGACGGCCCCCTGCTCGAAGCCATCGACGCCGCCCTCGCGGCCCAGCCCGACGTCGCGGACAAGATCCGCGGCGGCAAGGTCCAGGCCGTCGGCGCCATCGTGGGCGGAGTCATGAAGGCCACCCGCGGCCAGGCCGACGCAGGCCGTGTGCGCGAACTGATCCTGGAACGCCTGGGCGTACAGGGCTAA
- a CDS encoding aminoglycoside phosphotransferase family protein translates to MANLPAADIAADPALVRQLVQEQRPDLSGLELRQEGSGWDNHIYRLGTDYAIRLPRRRSAVGLTANEQRWLPELTADVPVPTSAPVFCGTACELYPWPWSITRWFDGQDVSLQPRDRNVALATGLAGFLNAFHRPAPADYPRNPYRGGPLSSRYESVLQRLDSGMVPHAARVRELWDEAQQIPAWPGPPLWLHGDLHAANLVSKDEALQAVIDFGDMTAGDPATDLATAWLVFDADGRSAFRNALGRQYAADPYIWDRARGWAICIATILLANSDDAPGLNLVGSETLMEILTGDREETD, encoded by the coding sequence ATGGCCAACCTTCCCGCTGCCGATATTGCAGCCGACCCCGCCCTGGTCCGGCAGCTGGTGCAGGAACAGCGTCCGGATCTCTCCGGTCTGGAACTCCGGCAGGAGGGCAGCGGCTGGGACAACCACATCTACCGGCTCGGCACCGACTACGCCATCCGGCTCCCGCGCCGACGGTCCGCAGTCGGACTGACCGCCAACGAACAGCGCTGGCTGCCGGAACTGACGGCGGACGTTCCGGTGCCGACGTCGGCCCCCGTCTTCTGCGGCACGGCGTGCGAGCTGTACCCGTGGCCGTGGAGCATCACCCGCTGGTTCGACGGACAGGACGTCTCCCTGCAGCCGCGGGACCGCAACGTTGCCCTGGCCACCGGGCTCGCCGGCTTCCTCAACGCGTTCCACCGGCCGGCGCCGGCGGACTACCCGCGCAATCCGTACCGCGGCGGCCCGCTTTCCAGCCGGTATGAGTCGGTGCTGCAGCGGCTGGACTCCGGTATGGTCCCGCATGCGGCCCGGGTCCGGGAGCTATGGGACGAGGCACAGCAGATCCCGGCCTGGCCAGGCCCGCCGCTGTGGTTGCACGGTGACCTGCATGCCGCGAATCTCGTCTCCAAAGACGAGGCGCTGCAGGCGGTCATTGATTTCGGGGACATGACCGCCGGGGATCCGGCCACCGACCTGGCCACCGCCTGGCTGGTGTTCGACGCCGATGGCCGGTCCGCGTTCCGCAACGCCCTGGGCCGGCAGTACGCAGCCGATCCTTACATCTGGGACCGCGCCCGGGGCTGGGCGATCTGCATTGCCACCATCCTGCTGGCCAATTCCGACGACGCCCCGGGCCTGAACCTGGTGGGCTCGGAAACCCTGATGGAAATCCTCACCGGCGACCGCGAAGAGACGGACTAG
- a CDS encoding FAD-dependent oxidoreductase — MTAAAEHLTSDILVIGGGIAGLSLAAELAAGHGAAVVLAEAEPTLGYHTSSRSARQLIPSYGPQVVQDLTLRTLALIRAAEAGLPQPILTPRSFLLVGDEEAVRDRASSHMHPVMPAEALALAPELKPGSFTAAGLDTTSVACNTDALLEYHRARLLAAGGQVVTGRRVDAARRAADGAWMVSAEETRFTAPVVVNSAGAWADGVAGLFGARPQGLTPYRRTAAVVDVERPLEPGAPMVADAADRFYYRPEGTRVLISPSESEPSVPEDARHRPEDVQALIDLVNSVTTMGISAVFRAWTGLRTEAADGVPVVGWDAAVPGLFWLAGQGGYGFQTSSAIAELAAGIISGAAGENSASRALSPARHKV; from the coding sequence GTGACCGCAGCGGCAGAACACCTCACCTCCGACATCCTGGTTATTGGCGGCGGGATCGCCGGCCTCTCGTTGGCAGCAGAACTTGCTGCCGGCCACGGTGCGGCCGTGGTGCTGGCAGAGGCTGAACCCACGCTGGGCTACCACACGTCCTCCCGCTCGGCGCGGCAGCTGATCCCCAGCTACGGACCGCAGGTGGTCCAGGACCTGACCCTGCGTACGCTTGCGCTGATCCGGGCGGCCGAAGCCGGACTGCCGCAGCCCATCCTCACGCCCCGGAGCTTCCTGCTGGTGGGCGATGAAGAAGCCGTGCGGGACCGGGCCAGCTCGCACATGCATCCCGTGATGCCCGCCGAGGCACTGGCCCTGGCACCGGAATTGAAGCCCGGATCCTTCACGGCCGCAGGTCTGGACACCACCTCGGTGGCCTGCAATACAGATGCCCTGCTGGAGTACCACCGCGCCCGCCTGCTGGCAGCAGGCGGACAGGTGGTCACCGGCCGGCGGGTCGATGCCGCACGCCGGGCGGCCGACGGGGCCTGGATGGTTTCGGCCGAGGAGACGCGGTTCACCGCGCCTGTGGTGGTCAACTCAGCCGGAGCATGGGCCGACGGCGTCGCCGGTCTTTTCGGGGCCCGCCCCCAGGGGCTCACTCCCTACCGGAGGACGGCCGCCGTCGTCGACGTCGAACGGCCGCTGGAGCCGGGAGCGCCCATGGTGGCCGACGCCGCAGACCGCTTCTACTACCGGCCCGAAGGCACCCGGGTGCTGATCTCGCCGTCGGAAAGCGAGCCCAGCGTTCCGGAGGACGCCCGGCACCGTCCGGAGGACGTGCAGGCCCTGATCGACTTGGTGAACAGCGTCACCACCATGGGTATCTCGGCCGTGTTCCGGGCCTGGACCGGGCTGCGGACGGAAGCGGCCGACGGCGTGCCCGTAGTCGGCTGGGATGCTGCGGTTCCGGGGTTGTTCTGGCTGGCCGGCCAGGGCGGTTACGGCTTCCAAACATCGTCCGCTATTGCCGAATTGGCAGCCGGAATCATCAGCGGTGCGGCCGGGGAAAACAGTGCCTCCCGGGCCCTCAGCCCCGCCCGGCACAAAGTGTGA